CGATCATAGCGCCAGCCTCGACGCGTTCAGGGAGCAGCGGCTCGGCGCGGGCGAAGGAGAGCAGGCGGCGGGTCAGCGCGGCGGCGCGGGTGGCCCCCTCCATCGCATTGGTGAGGTGGGCCATGAGGTCGCGGCGCGGGCCGTCGATGTGGCGGCGCGCAAGGTCGAGCCCGCCGACGACAACCGCGAGCATGTTGTTGAAGTCGTGCGCGATGCCGCCGGTCAGCTGGCCGACGGCTTCCATCTTCTGGGCCTGGCGGAGGCGGGCTTCGGCGGCCTCGCGCTCCTCGGCCTCGGCACGCAGCGCCTCGTTGGCGGCGGACAGTTCGGCGGTGCGCTCGGCGACGGCTTCCTCGAGCGCATCGGCGCGCTCGGTCTCCTGCTCGGCTTCCTTTCGGGTGAGCGCATATTGGCGCAGCACCTCGAAGGCGAGCCCGCCGAGGAAAATGGCGATGAGCCCCGAAATGGCCCCGAGCCAGATGAGATAGTCGTTGAGGCGGTTGGCGCGCGCGGCGAACAGCTGGGTCGCGTCGATCGAGGAAGACAGCGCCTCGCGCTCCGCATCGGCGATATCCTGAAGCGCGCTGCGCAGCCTCGGCCCCGTGGTCGAGCGACCAGCCGCATAATAGAGGCTGACCCCGCCTTCTCGCTGCTTTGCGGCGGCGGCGCGGGCGGCGGCCGAAAGCTCGTCGTCGCGGGCGTTGAAGAGGGCAACGAGCTGCTCGACCCGCTCGCGCTGCTCGGGGCGGGCGCGGGTGAGGCGGTAGAGCTGGTTCAGCTGCTGCCGGGCGAGGCGCCAATTGTTGTAGTAGAGATTGCCGCTCTCGGTCTCCTCGTCGAGGACGAAGCGGCCGAGCGCGGCCTCGGAGCGCGACATGCTGGCATCGAGCGTGCGGGTGAGCAGGGTGACGTCATAGGCGGCGCGCTCGCGCTCCATGGCCGCATCGCGGGCACCGGACGAGACCGAGACGAGCCAGATCGTGCCGAGCAGGGCGAGCATGGCCATGAGGCCGATGACCGCGACTCCGGCGCGTCGCCACTCGGCCGCGCCCTTCTGTTCCCCACCCGTCATTGGCTCGACCATAAGCGAACGCACCGATGGTTAAAAGGTCAGATACATCCGGTCTTCTTGCCGGCCCGTTCGAACATGCCGAGAATGTCGCCGACCTGTTCGTCCGAATGCAGTGCGCAGAGCGAGCAGCGCAGGAGTGTCATCCCCGCGGGCGTCGCGGGCGGGCGCGCGAGATTGACGTAAAGGCCCTCGTGGAGGAGCGCTTCCCACATCATGGCGCCTTTTTCGAGGTCGGGCATGATGACGCTGATGATCGCCGATTGCGGCTCCTTGGTGCCAAGGATGAAGCCCATGTCGGTGAGCCCCTTGTGGAGGCGGCGCGAGTTTTTCCAGAGGTGCTCGCGCTT
The nucleotide sequence above comes from Sphingomicrobium arenosum. Encoded proteins:
- a CDS encoding response regulator; translation: MTGGEQKGAAEWRRAGVAVIGLMAMLALLGTIWLVSVSSGARDAAMERERAAYDVTLLTRTLDASMSRSEAALGRFVLDEETESGNLYYNNWRLARQQLNQLYRLTRARPEQRERVEQLVALFNARDDELSAAARAAAAKQREGGVSLYYAAGRSTTGPRLRSALQDIADAEREALSSSIDATQLFAARANRLNDYLIWLGAISGLIAIFLGGLAFEVLRQYALTRKEAEQETERADALEEAVAERTAELSAANEALRAEAEEREAAEARLRQAQKMEAVGQLTGGIAHDFNNMLAVVVGGLDLARRHIDGPRRDLMAHLTNAMEGATRAAALTRRLLSFARAEPLLPERVEAGAMIGSMRELLDRTLGEQINITYAMADETWPVFVDAHQFENALLNLALNARDAMEGEGQLVISARNVTLGDGEVGDIRAGDYVRVSVSDTGKGMSEEVRERAFEPFFTTKEVGKGTGLGLSQIFGFAHQSGGDIGIDTKVGTGTTVSIYLPRTALEANAPQAVPADPLAHDQDDSMVCANARILLVEDDPRVRTATVGALEDLGYDPVSCGSGDEALALFEPGKFDLVISDVIMPEMTGTELVRHLKAREPDLAVLFVTGYVGDDQSDELADHELLRKPFTVGALSKSVADALKSAIKPAPRSALG